One Bacillus sp. 1780r2a1 DNA segment encodes these proteins:
- a CDS encoding zinc-binding dehydrogenase, which yields MQAVIQHEFGSADVLKCEQIPRPSRQEGEVLIKVAYASINYADLKTRVGGKGEAEFPFTLGLDAAGMVEEASESSVFSPGDRVIAFPKSGSYAQYAIASEALVFKIPDELSFEQAAAMPTVAILSYMLIHEIGRVKASDTVVIHSAGGGVGSMLVQLAKQAGVENVMGTVGSLDKKEYVESLGADAVFTYDTFSEEVFKRTKDQGADVIFDSMAGDVTERSLACLALYGTLVQFGNSSGKAGSFKTSDVHSSCRSVKGFSLGTTRKHAPERLAPAAAKVIDLFAKREVNLSIQQVFDLKNAADAHRLVESRNYEGKILLKVL from the coding sequence ATGCAGGCAGTTATTCAACATGAGTTTGGAAGTGCAGACGTTTTAAAATGCGAGCAAATCCCAAGACCGAGCAGACAAGAAGGAGAAGTTCTTATTAAAGTCGCATATGCAAGCATAAACTATGCAGACCTTAAAACACGAGTTGGTGGAAAGGGGGAAGCAGAGTTTCCCTTTACACTTGGTTTAGACGCAGCCGGTATGGTAGAAGAAGCCTCTGAAAGTTCAGTATTTTCACCAGGGGATCGAGTTATTGCTTTTCCAAAAAGTGGTTCATACGCTCAGTACGCTATTGCAAGCGAAGCCCTTGTTTTTAAAATTCCTGACGAGCTCTCGTTTGAACAGGCAGCAGCAATGCCAACAGTAGCTATCTTATCATATATGCTAATTCATGAAATTGGACGAGTGAAGGCTTCGGATACAGTGGTAATTCATAGCGCTGGAGGAGGAGTGGGTTCCATGCTTGTACAGCTAGCCAAGCAAGCTGGGGTTGAGAACGTGATGGGAACGGTGGGAAGCCTAGATAAAAAAGAATACGTTGAATCGCTTGGAGCAGATGCTGTTTTTACATACGATACATTTTCTGAAGAAGTTTTCAAGCGGACAAAAGACCAAGGAGCAGATGTTATTTTTGACTCGATGGCAGGAGACGTTACGGAAAGAAGTTTAGCATGTTTAGCGCTTTATGGTACACTCGTTCAGTTTGGAAACAGCAGTGGAAAAGCAGGAAGCTTTAAAACAAGTGATGTTCACAGCAGTTGTCGTAGCGTAAAAGGTTTTAGTTTAGGAACGACTAGAAAGCATGCTCCAGAGAGGCTAGCTCCTGCTGCTGCAAAAGTGATTGACCTTTTTGCTAAAAGAGAAGTTAATCTTTCTATTCAACAGGTATTTGATTTAAAAAACGCAGCCGACGCTCATCGCTTAGTTGAAAGCCGGAACTACGAAGGAAAAATTCTTCTTAAAGTATTGTGA
- a CDS encoding GNAT family N-acetyltransferase, protein MIDIKIRPVHPSDAEAVHEIRIQPSVARHTLAIPSERVKSSKDFMESISQDAHLMVATVEDKLVGIAGLHIKPGKQRHIAVLGISIHEKYHGKGIGGALIDSLLDIADNYLGLIRIELEVNVSNEKAMKLYKKKGFQVEGQLKKAHFYAGEYHDVFIMGRVK, encoded by the coding sequence ATGATTGATATTAAAATTAGACCGGTACATCCAAGTGACGCAGAAGCTGTTCATGAAATTAGAATTCAGCCATCAGTTGCACGCCATACGTTAGCGATACCTTCAGAGCGTGTGAAAAGTTCAAAAGATTTTATGGAAAGCATAAGTCAAGATGCGCATCTAATGGTAGCTACAGTTGAAGATAAACTCGTTGGGATAGCTGGCCTTCATATTAAACCAGGAAAACAGCGTCATATTGCTGTACTGGGTATCTCGATTCATGAGAAGTACCACGGAAAAGGTATTGGTGGTGCTCTTATAGATTCACTTTTAGATATTGCAGATAACTATTTAGGTCTCATTCGCATAGAACTAGAGGTGAATGTATCAAATGAAAAAGCCATGAAGCTTTACAAGAAAAAAGGGTTTCAAGTAGAGGGACAACTAAAAAAAGCGCACTTCTATGCAGGTGAATATCATGATGTGTTTATAATGGGAAGAGTGAAGTGA
- a CDS encoding DMT family transporter yields the protein MNHNQASLNSSSAKLKMIVSMVIFGSIGFFSERSNLQSVELVFVRCVCATLFLSACWMLTGKYKEEKWSKRDVIQTLICGVFLVLNWVFLFKAFEQTSVTVAISIYHLAPVFVLFLGAILYKEKLTPISVVSLAICFIGTLLISGVSAGTSMNDLLSSGVVWGLLAALFYAFTTLAGKGIRELSPYATTFLQTLVGIFMLMPIVTFHSFFELSAINWMVVAITGIVHTGIVYLLFFDSLRFLSSNVISVLVFLDPAVAILLDTLLTGFRPDILQSVGIVLIFGGMGLTMMKVKKKSDYSYREGESVK from the coding sequence ATGAATCACAATCAAGCATCTCTCAACTCTTCATCTGCTAAGCTAAAGATGATTGTATCCATGGTTATTTTTGGTTCAATCGGCTTCTTTTCAGAGCGCTCTAATCTACAGTCAGTGGAGCTTGTTTTTGTTAGGTGTGTGTGTGCGACTCTATTTTTAAGCGCTTGCTGGATGTTAACTGGAAAGTATAAAGAAGAAAAGTGGAGTAAAAGAGATGTTATCCAGACGTTGATCTGCGGCGTTTTTCTTGTATTAAACTGGGTGTTTTTATTTAAAGCATTTGAACAAACGTCCGTTACGGTCGCTATTTCAATCTATCATTTGGCACCGGTGTTTGTTTTATTTTTAGGAGCTATCCTATATAAAGAAAAGCTAACCCCTATATCAGTTGTGTCACTGGCGATTTGTTTTATCGGTACTCTTTTGATTTCAGGGGTTAGTGCTGGTACATCAATGAACGATTTACTTTCTTCAGGGGTGGTTTGGGGACTCTTAGCTGCGCTCTTTTACGCATTCACTACCCTAGCAGGTAAAGGGATTAGAGAGCTAAGTCCCTATGCGACGACGTTTTTACAAACTCTGGTTGGAATTTTTATGCTGATGCCGATCGTTACCTTTCATTCTTTTTTTGAACTATCTGCGATTAACTGGATGGTTGTAGCTATAACAGGCATCGTACATACTGGTATCGTCTATTTACTGTTTTTTGATAGTTTACGATTTTTATCATCAAACGTCATTTCAGTTCTCGTGTTTCTAGATCCTGCGGTAGCTATTTTATTAGATACGCTGTTAACAGGGTTTAGACCAGATATTCTACAAAGCGTTGGCATTGTCCTCATCTTTGGAGGCATGGGGTTGACGATGATGAAAGTGAAAAAGAAATCGGACTACTCATATCGTGAAGGGGAGAGTGTGAAATGA
- the abc-f gene encoding ABC-F type ribosomal protection protein, whose amino-acid sequence MLELLQLKELKLELNDYTLFKDVNVSIQQGDTIGIIGKNGAGKSTLLRVLTGDINPTGGKIQHFQPNISISMVEQEARSYSFEDLSASEETLLRKWNVPTGNFQRLSGGEKLKARLARGLANYSDLLLLDEPTNHLDADSTALLIKEIKKYRGTILLVSHDRYFLDQVATKIWSIENQKVIAHSGNYSDYMKHREQVRLTQQREYEKQQKMKERINNQMNQLTAWSQSGHAQSTKEEGFKEYHRVKAKRLDSQVKSKQKRLEKELEKFKTEAPAEEYQVQFSFTSTHKHGKRFLEVKDLEKSFIDRALFKEANFTIQHGEKVAIIGPNGSGKTTLLQMIMKNEAPTKGELWISPSAQIGYLTQEVFDLPLDQTPKELFHRETFEARGHVQNLMKHLGFVASQWNEPIANMSMGERVKCKLMKYILEEKDVLILDEPTNHLDLPSREQLEKTLEQYSGTLLIVSHDRYFVEKVTTVQLIIENERMNKQLQTSGDKPSNIDDKEKLRLTLETERQEVLGKLSFLTPNHKDYTELDLKFVELTKRIKGLQ is encoded by the coding sequence ATGTTAGAACTACTACAATTAAAAGAATTGAAGCTTGAATTAAATGACTACACGCTGTTTAAAGATGTAAATGTAAGTATCCAGCAAGGTGACACTATCGGTATTATTGGTAAAAACGGTGCCGGCAAATCTACTTTGCTTCGCGTACTGACTGGAGATATAAACCCGACAGGCGGAAAAATTCAGCACTTTCAGCCCAACATTTCCATTTCTATGGTTGAACAAGAAGCTCGTTCTTACTCATTTGAAGACTTGTCGGCATCAGAAGAAACGCTTTTAAGGAAATGGAACGTGCCAACCGGCAACTTTCAGCGGCTGAGCGGTGGTGAAAAGCTGAAAGCCCGCCTTGCAAGAGGTTTAGCGAACTATTCTGATCTTTTATTGTTAGATGAACCAACAAACCATCTAGATGCTGACAGCACGGCTCTTTTAATCAAAGAAATAAAGAAATACCGAGGAACGATCCTTTTGGTTTCCCATGACCGCTATTTTTTAGATCAGGTCGCAACAAAAATCTGGTCTATTGAGAATCAAAAAGTTATTGCACACAGCGGAAACTACAGCGACTATATGAAACACCGTGAACAAGTTCGTCTCACCCAACAGCGAGAATACGAAAAGCAGCAAAAAATGAAAGAGCGCATCAACAATCAAATGAATCAGCTTACCGCTTGGTCACAGTCAGGTCATGCACAATCAACAAAAGAAGAAGGTTTTAAAGAATATCACCGCGTCAAAGCCAAGCGTTTAGATTCACAGGTGAAGTCAAAACAAAAGCGTCTTGAAAAAGAGCTGGAAAAGTTTAAAACAGAAGCTCCCGCTGAGGAGTATCAGGTACAATTTTCATTTACTTCAACTCATAAGCACGGCAAGCGCTTTTTGGAAGTAAAAGACCTGGAAAAATCATTTATAGACCGTGCCTTATTTAAAGAAGCAAACTTCACGATTCAGCACGGTGAGAAAGTAGCGATTATAGGTCCTAACGGCAGCGGGAAAACGACGCTTTTACAAATGATAATGAAAAACGAAGCGCCGACCAAAGGCGAACTATGGATTTCCCCTTCCGCTCAAATTGGGTACTTAACGCAAGAAGTATTTGACCTTCCGCTTGACCAAACGCCAAAAGAGCTTTTTCATCGAGAAACATTTGAAGCTCGAGGGCATGTTCAAAACTTAATGAAGCATTTAGGCTTTGTCGCGTCACAGTGGAACGAGCCAATTGCGAACATGAGCATGGGTGAACGCGTAAAGTGTAAACTGATGAAGTACATTCTAGAAGAAAAAGACGTTCTGATTTTAGATGAACCCACCAATCACCTTGACTTACCTTCTCGAGAACAGCTTGAAAAAACGCTAGAACAGTATAGCGGAACGTTGCTGATCGTTTCCCATGACCGCTACTTCGTTGAAAAGGTTACTACTGTACAGCTAATTATTGAAAATGAACGCATGAACAAGCAGCTACAAACATCAGGCGATAAGCCAAGCAACATCGATGATAAAGAAAAGCTTCGCTTAACCCTTGAAACCGAGCGTCAGGAAGTGCTTGGGAAGCTAAGTTTTCTCACACCCAATCATAAGGATTATACAGAATTGGATTTGAAGTTTGTGGAACTAACGAAGAGAATTAAAGGGTTACAATAA
- a CDS encoding DUF5316 domain-containing protein produces MVKLFLVIGIISIIISGISIGAWVNGEQQRANFHSETAEHRNVKTKVSMVFGLVGIVALSAAGLVYFL; encoded by the coding sequence ATGGTGAAGTTATTTCTAGTAATTGGTATAATCTCTATCATCATTTCTGGAATTTCGATTGGAGCTTGGGTAAATGGAGAGCAGCAAAGAGCGAACTTTCACTCTGAAACGGCTGAACACCGTAATGTTAAAACAAAAGTATCTATGGTGTTTGGTTTGGTAGGAATTGTGGCGTTAAGCGCTGCAGGGCTTGTGTATTTTCTGTAA
- a CDS encoding DUF2812 domain-containing protein, producing the protein MKQTKYIMSGGLAFAEEKDMKKLRRFSLKGWHVTGFKFSGYTLEKGESSDYIYSVDYRSLEVGEEDEYFDVFASAGWSHVTSEGDIHLFRAESGTKAIYSDSETLVEKYKSLSNSMGYIAISLVVLTALAWLGTIMSSGVLHSLLTVIGIVLTVVAFPATLTAIASYNNKWKVEEKKGSVALLKIIPTALVIMAVLVLVFGDYDSARLLAYMIIGGTVFPAVIWLIMSLFHKVRNEG; encoded by the coding sequence ATGAAACAAACCAAGTACATCATGTCAGGTGGCCTTGCTTTTGCTGAAGAGAAGGATATGAAAAAATTACGCCGATTTTCTTTAAAAGGATGGCACGTTACTGGTTTTAAATTTTCGGGGTACACGCTTGAAAAAGGAGAAAGCTCAGACTATATCTACAGCGTAGACTACCGATCCCTTGAAGTAGGAGAAGAAGATGAATACTTTGATGTTTTTGCATCCGCCGGGTGGTCTCACGTAACTTCAGAAGGAGATATTCATTTGTTTCGAGCAGAATCTGGTACAAAAGCGATTTATAGCGACTCTGAGACGTTAGTTGAAAAATATAAAAGCTTGTCTAATTCCATGGGGTATATCGCGATTTCATTAGTAGTACTTACAGCGCTTGCGTGGTTGGGAACGATAATGAGCTCTGGAGTTTTACATTCGCTGCTGACTGTGATTGGTATCGTGCTAACAGTTGTTGCCTTTCCAGCAACTTTGACTGCCATCGCATCCTATAATAATAAATGGAAAGTGGAGGAAAAGAAGGGTTCGGTTGCTTTGTTGAAAATTATACCAACTGCTCTTGTCATAATGGCAGTTCTTGTCTTGGTATTCGGTGATTATGACTCAGCTCGTCTGCTAGCCTATATGATTATTGGAGGAACTGTCTTTCCAGCAGTGATTTGGCTGATTATGTCTTTATTTCATAAAGTGAGAAACGAAGGTTAA
- a CDS encoding PadR family transcriptional regulator produces the protein MGKTEQLTDSMFYIMAALTKPRHGYAIMNLIEETSKGTITIGPASMYTIIKKLLEKEWIYLYDASDSRRKTYFLTDVGRTVLREDVTLRKIMIELAETGLGEDEE, from the coding sequence TTGGGAAAAACAGAGCAGTTAACAGATTCAATGTTTTACATAATGGCAGCTTTAACAAAGCCAAGACACGGCTATGCTATTATGAATTTAATCGAAGAAACATCAAAGGGCACCATTACAATAGGGCCCGCTTCCATGTATACCATTATTAAAAAGCTTTTAGAAAAAGAATGGATTTACTTATACGATGCTTCGGATTCAAGACGTAAAACGTATTTCCTTACCGATGTAGGAAGAACTGTGCTTAGAGAAGATGTAACCCTTAGAAAAATAATGATTGAACTAGCTGAAACGGGATTGGGGGAGGATGAAGAATGA
- a CDS encoding DUF4241 domain-containing protein — protein MNSKKLGSFHVTSLQLIISDPCYPIECAVDDSDDFAWKLEPAKRGEWTATVFYEDDFTISKLVATHTDFKMTDTWIETGKEVGVDSATAGIFDASVYGRDDAITYEVENVHEINMDEEGLTYYVACCDAVASSEYEASIVPGGVVSMSGIGDGYYPAYVQYDNQEIAAVLLDFWFDEEEE, from the coding sequence ATGAATAGTAAAAAATTAGGTAGCTTTCATGTGACTAGTCTTCAGCTTATCATCTCAGATCCGTGTTATCCAATTGAGTGTGCGGTAGACGACAGCGACGATTTTGCATGGAAATTAGAACCTGCTAAAAGGGGTGAGTGGACCGCAACAGTTTTCTATGAAGATGATTTTACGATAAGTAAATTAGTAGCTACGCACACTGATTTTAAAATGACTGATACTTGGATTGAAACTGGAAAAGAAGTTGGAGTAGATTCAGCCACGGCAGGAATATTTGATGCATCTGTTTATGGAAGAGACGACGCAATTACATATGAAGTGGAAAATGTGCATGAGATTAATATGGATGAAGAAGGTCTTACGTATTATGTAGCTTGCTGCGATGCAGTCGCATCTTCTGAATATGAAGCTAGTATCGTCCCTGGTGGAGTTGTGTCGATGTCCGGCATAGGTGACGGTTACTATCCAGCTTACGTTCAATATGATAATCAAGAAATAGCCGCAGTATTATTAGATTTTTGGTTTGATGAAGAAGAGGAATAA
- the bla gene encoding class A beta-lactamase — protein MIMMLKKWISNRLKFKAVAPVLIFSCVSLIGFSGANISSAEMKNETTIERKLAKLEDTYDAKLGVYALDTGTNKVISYRPDERFGYASTHKALAVGVLLQQKDIKDLDKRITYTRDDLVNYNPITEKYVDAGMTLKELSDASLRYSDNTAGNLILEEIGGPIGFKKALRELGDDVTNPVRIEPELNDVQPGEIADTSTAKALATSLQAFTLGDALPVEKRELLIDWMKRNTTGDALIRSGVPKNWEVADKTGAGLYGTRNDIAVIWPKKGDPIVLAVLSSRNEKDASYDDKLIAEATKEVVKALKGKSH, from the coding sequence ATGATTATGATGCTAAAGAAGTGGATTTCTAATCGCTTGAAATTTAAAGCAGTCGCACCCGTTTTAATTTTTTCATGCGTATCGCTTATTGGCTTTTCTGGAGCAAATATCTCATCAGCTGAAATGAAAAACGAGACTACAATTGAAAGAAAACTTGCTAAGCTTGAGGATACATACGACGCTAAGCTTGGTGTCTATGCGCTTGATACAGGTACGAACAAAGTAATTTCATATCGTCCTGATGAACGATTTGGATATGCTTCAACTCACAAAGCTTTAGCTGTGGGAGTATTGCTGCAGCAAAAAGACATTAAAGACCTTGATAAACGAATTACATATACGCGAGATGATTTAGTGAACTATAACCCCATTACAGAAAAATATGTTGATGCAGGAATGACGCTGAAAGAGCTATCTGATGCATCGCTTCGCTATAGTGATAATACAGCAGGAAACCTTATTCTTGAAGAGATAGGTGGACCGATAGGATTTAAAAAAGCTCTTAGAGAACTAGGAGATGACGTGACAAATCCTGTGCGAATTGAGCCGGAGCTTAATGATGTACAGCCAGGCGAAATCGCTGATACGAGTACGGCGAAAGCGCTAGCTACAAGTCTTCAAGCTTTTACTTTAGGAGATGCACTTCCTGTTGAAAAACGTGAGCTTTTAATTGACTGGATGAAGCGAAATACTACAGGAGATGCATTGATTCGTTCAGGAGTACCAAAGAATTGGGAAGTAGCGGACAAAACAGGGGCAGGATTATATGGAACGCGTAATGACATTGCCGTCATTTGGCCAAAGAAAGGTGATCCTATTGTTCTTGCAGTGCTTTCAAGTCGTAATGAAAAAGATGCTTCGTATGACGACAAGCTTATTGCAGAAGCAACAAAAGAAGTAGTGAAAGCGCTCAAAGGTAAAAGCCATTAA
- a CDS encoding ADP-ribosylglycohydrolase family protein: MLGGIVGDALGVPVEFKNRDSFKVTEMTGYGTYNQPPGTWSDDTSLTMCLVENILENEDDVGLMHKFAHYRDNGYWTPYGKMFDIGIATNEAIYRYKQGLPLEEWGGSSEYDNGNGALMRIAPLFFTLIQEKSVKKRIGEIKRIAEVTHRHPRSTLGCILYLEFMNALYNDKTPLEANRMLSEFCQEHIVGTVYENEIQHYARLLESDLVHLHRGDIKSDGYVVHSLEAAVWCLLHADDYADAVLMAVNLGNDTDTVALLTGVFAGMYYEMHGIPTKWIEQLAGKKKILDTLDHFYLHCAE, encoded by the coding sequence ATGTTAGGCGGGATTGTAGGAGATGCACTGGGAGTACCGGTAGAATTCAAAAATCGAGATTCATTTAAGGTTACTGAAATGACAGGGTATGGTACATATAATCAACCTCCTGGGACGTGGTCTGATGATACGTCATTAACGATGTGTTTAGTTGAAAATATACTAGAAAATGAAGATGACGTAGGGTTGATGCACAAGTTTGCCCATTATCGTGATAATGGATACTGGACCCCATACGGCAAAATGTTTGATATCGGCATTGCAACAAATGAAGCAATTTATCGCTATAAGCAAGGACTACCACTTGAAGAATGGGGAGGAAGTTCTGAGTACGACAATGGAAACGGAGCGCTCATGCGAATTGCGCCTTTATTTTTTACGCTCATTCAAGAAAAAAGTGTGAAAAAACGAATTGGTGAGATTAAACGTATAGCCGAAGTGACTCACCGTCATCCGCGATCGACCTTGGGATGTATTTTATATCTAGAGTTTATGAACGCACTTTACAATGATAAGACACCGCTTGAAGCGAATCGGATGCTAAGTGAGTTTTGCCAAGAACACATAGTGGGAACAGTGTATGAGAACGAAATTCAGCATTATGCAAGGCTGCTTGAATCAGATCTTGTTCATTTACACCGAGGTGACATCAAGTCAGATGGCTATGTGGTGCATTCGTTAGAAGCGGCGGTGTGGTGTTTGCTACATGCTGATGACTATGCTGATGCAGTATTAATGGCTGTAAACCTTGGCAATGATACCGATACGGTTGCTCTTTTAACAGGAGTTTTTGCAGGTATGTATTATGAAATGCATGGCATACCAACAAAGTGGATTGAACAGCTAGCAGGTAAAAAGAAGATACTGGACACTCTTGATCACTTTTACCTTCATTGTGCAGAGTGA
- the nagE gene encoding N-acetylglucosamine-specific PTS transporter subunit IIBC produces MLGFLQKIGKSLMLPIAIMPAAALLLRLGQDDFLGIPFISAAGDAVFGHLALLFAIGVAIGFSKDGSGAAALAGAVGYFVLTEGAAAINEEINMGVLGGIVAGVIAGLLYNRYHTIKLPDWLGFFGGKRFVPIVTSLVMLVLAFVFGYVWIFVQHFIDNIGEWIIGAGAAGVGVFGFLNRMLIPLGLHHILNTLVWFEFGEFTNAAGEVIKGDLWRFLAKDPSAGMFMTGFFPIMMFGLPAAAFAMVAAAKKERRKAMMGVFIGLALTSFLTGITEPIEFLFMFLSPVLYVIHAILTGSAMSITYLLDIHHGFGFSAGAIDYFLNFGIAQKPLLLAGVGLIYALLYFMIFYYLIIKLDLKTPGREDEVEGEFEESGALTGSYGDLAKAYAEALGGRGNLLEVDNCVTRLRLKVKDTSIINEVELKRLGAKGVLKLSGQDLQIVVGTDVEFLANELKKM; encoded by the coding sequence ATGTTAGGTTTTCTTCAAAAAATCGGTAAATCGTTGATGCTTCCGATTGCAATTATGCCTGCTGCTGCGCTTTTGCTCCGGTTAGGTCAAGATGATTTCTTAGGTATACCGTTTATATCGGCAGCGGGTGACGCTGTTTTCGGACATTTGGCTTTATTGTTTGCGATAGGAGTTGCAATTGGGTTTTCAAAAGATGGCAGCGGAGCCGCTGCGTTAGCAGGTGCTGTCGGGTACTTTGTTTTGACAGAAGGAGCAGCAGCTATTAATGAAGAGATTAATATGGGTGTTCTAGGAGGAATTGTCGCTGGGGTCATTGCCGGTCTTCTATATAACCGCTATCATACTATTAAATTACCAGACTGGCTTGGCTTCTTTGGCGGAAAGCGCTTTGTACCAATCGTTACATCACTTGTAATGCTGGTGTTGGCTTTTGTGTTTGGATATGTTTGGATTTTTGTTCAGCACTTTATTGATAATATTGGTGAGTGGATTATTGGAGCTGGTGCAGCGGGAGTAGGAGTATTTGGGTTTTTAAACCGCATGCTCATTCCGCTTGGATTGCATCATATTTTAAATACGCTCGTTTGGTTTGAGTTTGGAGAATTTACAAACGCTGCGGGTGAAGTTATAAAAGGAGACCTCTGGCGCTTCTTGGCAAAAGATCCTTCTGCGGGAATGTTTATGACGGGCTTTTTCCCTATCATGATGTTTGGTCTTCCAGCGGCTGCGTTTGCGATGGTTGCAGCTGCGAAAAAAGAGCGTCGAAAAGCAATGATGGGCGTATTTATAGGTTTAGCACTTACCTCGTTCTTAACAGGGATTACCGAGCCAATTGAGTTTTTATTTATGTTTTTATCACCGGTCCTATACGTGATTCACGCTATTTTAACCGGTTCTGCTATGTCGATTACGTACCTGCTTGATATTCATCACGGCTTTGGGTTTTCAGCGGGAGCCATTGACTACTTCTTAAACTTTGGGATTGCACAGAAGCCGCTGCTTTTAGCCGGTGTTGGTCTCATTTATGCGTTGCTGTATTTTATGATTTTCTACTATTTAATTATTAAGCTTGATCTAAAAACACCTGGGCGTGAAGATGAAGTAGAAGGAGAATTTGAAGAAAGCGGAGCGTTAACAGGTAGTTACGGTGACCTTGCGAAAGCTTACGCAGAAGCACTTGGCGGAAGAGGAAACTTGCTTGAAGTGGATAATTGTGTGACGCGCCTTCGTTTAAAAGTCAAAGATACGAGTATCATAAATGAAGTTGAGCTAAAAAGGTTGGGAGCGAAAGGTGTACTAAAGCTAAGTGGCCAAGACCTTCAAATAGTTGTCGGCACAGACGTTGAGTTTTTAGCCAATGAGTTGAAAAAGATGTAA
- a CDS encoding DUF3784 domain-containing protein, with the protein MIPFLILAFVLSKGKGGFLIAGYNTLPTEKKAEYDEVALCKFMGKIMYAISFGILLLGLSDVLANQLLFIIGMIVFVVSIAFALIYLNTGDRFKKRTT; encoded by the coding sequence TTGATTCCTTTTCTTATTCTCGCATTTGTTCTTTCAAAAGGAAAAGGCGGTTTTTTGATCGCCGGCTATAATACCTTACCCACTGAGAAAAAAGCGGAATACGATGAGGTGGCTCTATGTAAATTTATGGGCAAGATCATGTATGCCATTTCGTTTGGAATATTGTTGCTGGGATTAAGCGACGTGCTCGCAAATCAGCTGCTGTTCATTATCGGTATGATAGTGTTTGTTGTATCAATTGCGTTTGCACTTATTTATTTAAATACAGGCGATCGGTTTAAGAAAAGAACGACATAA
- a CDS encoding cyanophycinase, with amino-acid sequence MKKLVKMVTTVGLSIGLLAGHASVEAAGKNYTYYSYGDTANVTKSTTYGVNLMGGSTDVDEAMLWMAKKANGGDFVVLRASGSDGYNQYLYDLAAQNGAGLNSVETIVLNNRNAASDSFVLDKVSKAEAVFFAGGDQSLYVNYIKDTPLEDTLNNLISINKVPIGGTSAGLAIQGQFVYDAANGSVYSDEALSNPGNRYMTFTRNFLSNPYLTSTITDSHFEQRDRMGRFVGFMARNIMDGWTTQAKGIAVNEQTALLLEADGSAKVVSQPGSTNAAVYVGRTTSAPTSSLSSPLTMKDIEMTKLKTGDTFSFSNWSSSNGFQYKLNAQNGVLTSTTGNIYGN; translated from the coding sequence ATGAAAAAATTAGTAAAGATGGTTACAACTGTTGGTCTTTCTATTGGGTTACTGGCTGGACATGCATCTGTTGAAGCAGCAGGAAAAAATTATACGTATTATAGTTATGGAGATACAGCAAATGTTACAAAATCAACCACGTACGGAGTTAATTTAATGGGAGGATCAACAGATGTAGATGAAGCAATGCTGTGGATGGCAAAGAAAGCCAACGGTGGAGATTTTGTGGTCTTAAGAGCTTCTGGTAGTGATGGATACAATCAATATTTATACGATTTAGCAGCACAAAACGGTGCTGGCTTAAACTCAGTTGAAACCATTGTATTAAATAATCGTAATGCTGCTTCTGACTCATTTGTACTTGATAAGGTATCAAAAGCAGAAGCTGTTTTCTTCGCTGGTGGCGACCAGTCTTTATATGTAAACTATATAAAGGATACGCCGCTTGAAGACACACTCAACAATTTAATTTCTATTAATAAGGTTCCAATAGGCGGTACGAGTGCTGGACTTGCTATTCAAGGGCAGTTTGTCTACGATGCTGCAAACGGTTCGGTATACTCAGATGAAGCGTTAAGTAATCCAGGTAATCGGTACATGACATTTACGCGTAATTTTTTAAGTAACCCTTATTTAACAAGCACTATCACAGATTCACACTTTGAACAGCGTGATCGTATGGGGAGATTTGTTGGCTTTATGGCCCGTAATATAATGGATGGTTGGACAACCCAAGCAAAAGGAATTGCTGTTAATGAACAAACAGCTTTATTACTGGAAGCAGATGGCTCAGCAAAAGTTGTTTCTCAGCCTGGTAGTACAAATGCGGCCGTTTATGTTGGACGTACGACAAGTGCACCAACAAGCAGTTTAAGTTCACCATTAACAATGAAAGATATTGAAATGACGAAGTTAAAAACAGGTGATACCTTCTCTTTTTCTAACTGGTCAAGTAGTAATGGCTTTCAGTACAAACTCAATGCTCAAAATGGGGTTTTGACGTCAACAACAGGAAATATTTATGGAAACTAA